In one Leptospiraceae bacterium genomic region, the following are encoded:
- a CDS encoding GNAT family N-acetyltransferase: MYLYEKPVKKSFENSHILLEPLCLKHAVNLFNAASEDPEVTFYHMFFGPFDELENMQEWIMKESMDTSKFTFAVYRKQSKKFVGTFSVSEIDSNYGTAELSSIWYATSAWGTETNLCASYLLLEYFMEKLKYRRLVWKCDDTNTRSKNAALKLGFKQEGVFRKHKIIKGRNRDTAWFSIIDDEWEEVKRMLENQINNIM; the protein is encoded by the coding sequence ATGTATTTATATGAAAAACCGGTAAAAAAAAGTTTTGAGAACAGCCATATACTTTTGGAACCTCTTTGTCTGAAACATGCTGTGAATCTATTTAACGCAGCTTCGGAAGATCCGGAAGTAACTTTTTATCACATGTTTTTTGGTCCTTTCGATGAACTGGAGAATATGCAGGAATGGATAATGAAGGAAAGTATGGATACTTCCAAATTTACTTTTGCTGTATATCGAAAACAATCAAAAAAATTTGTGGGAACCTTTTCTGTTTCAGAAATAGATTCGAATTACGGTACCGCGGAGTTATCCAGTATCTGGTATGCTACATCTGCCTGGGGAACAGAAACCAATCTCTGTGCTTCTTATTTACTCCTTGAATATTTCATGGAGAAACTTAAATACAGACGCCTTGTCTGGAAATGTGATGATACAAACACAAGAAGTAAGAATGCGGCTCTAAAGCTGGGGTTTAAACAGGAGGGAGTTTTCAGAAAGCACAAAATTATCAAAGGAAGAAATAGGGATACTGCCTGGTTTTCTATTATAGACGATGAATGGGAAGAAGTAAAAAGAATGCTGGAGAATCAGATAAATAATATAATGTAA
- a CDS encoding histidine kinase has product MRSHFHYTKGLLFPVLVIICIFIFQYFSLYFVNYKFQSRPEETRNFLLDVSIIFLLNTIGFILLWFYGRFKEKKSIRSLLDSNRDRLDYLSAVDKLKDKLLSLNSIPSICTTITSFIENTFHVNWSKLYLWDEEQGVFRPHPSSELIDDHFYVYDPFLLWLADNDGIFSPDNFESFEELEKIKHPARDFFSKSDASLVIPLTMNNSLLGILCISSKISELNFHRIELERFYDIKSISVMSLSNAIFYSRLTQLTENLETKVKERTRALEEAQSQLVMSEKMASLGVMVAGIAHEINTPAGVINGSADNLEGNMQHVFKNISTLCKFFQDEELKIKVEKLLDTILNSENKTIIDNRSKFKFKKALKEKHAEKDLKDPLLTEICNFIIEKKLLEIDELLVDIVKVGGNEVFQYIANVTSMQRNQKNIKYSIKNIVRIVRALKYYSHLDQASFAEADLVEGIENTLIILNSQIKHGIKVIRSYDNIPRVFCNIDELNQVWTNVIQNAIHAMKGEGNLEIKTYLLDELFVCVEVIDTGCGIPIEIQDRIWDPFFTTKDQGEGSGLGLGIVKGIIEKHKGKIEFSSETGKTSFRIVLPISVKNS; this is encoded by the coding sequence ATGAGAAGCCATTTTCATTATACGAAGGGCCTTTTGTTTCCAGTACTGGTTATCATTTGTATTTTTATATTCCAATATTTTTCTCTTTATTTTGTAAATTATAAATTTCAGTCCAGGCCGGAAGAAACAAGAAATTTTCTTTTAGATGTTAGCATTATTTTCCTTTTGAATACAATAGGATTTATACTTCTATGGTTTTATGGAAGATTCAAGGAAAAAAAAAGTATTCGTTCTCTTTTGGATTCGAATCGGGATAGACTGGATTATCTTTCAGCTGTTGATAAACTAAAAGATAAACTTCTATCACTGAATTCCATTCCATCAATTTGCACAACCATCACTTCTTTTATTGAAAATACATTCCATGTTAACTGGTCAAAACTATATTTGTGGGATGAAGAGCAGGGCGTATTCCGTCCCCATCCATCTTCAGAGTTAATCGATGATCATTTCTATGTTTACGATCCTTTTCTTCTATGGCTTGCCGATAATGATGGAATATTTTCTCCGGATAATTTTGAGAGTTTTGAAGAATTAGAAAAAATTAAACATCCTGCCAGGGATTTTTTTTCCAAATCAGATGCCAGCCTGGTTATTCCTCTTACCATGAATAATAGCTTATTAGGAATTCTTTGTATCTCTTCTAAAATTTCAGAACTAAATTTTCATAGGATAGAACTGGAACGTTTTTATGATATAAAATCTATATCAGTAATGTCCCTATCAAATGCAATCTTCTATAGCCGTCTAACGCAATTGACAGAAAATTTGGAAACAAAAGTTAAGGAAAGAACAAGGGCTCTCGAAGAAGCTCAATCGCAATTGGTTATGTCGGAAAAAATGGCTTCTCTCGGGGTTATGGTTGCAGGAATTGCACATGAAATTAATACACCTGCCGGTGTCATCAATGGCTCCGCAGATAATCTCGAAGGAAATATGCAACATGTTTTTAAAAATATTAGCACACTCTGTAAGTTCTTTCAAGATGAAGAGCTAAAAATAAAAGTAGAGAAACTTTTAGATACAATCTTAAATTCAGAAAATAAAACAATCATTGATAATCGCAGTAAGTTTAAATTCAAGAAAGCACTTAAAGAAAAACATGCCGAAAAAGATTTGAAAGATCCCCTTCTTACTGAAATTTGCAATTTCATTATAGAGAAGAAATTATTAGAAATTGATGAATTACTTGTAGATATTGTCAAAGTGGGTGGAAATGAAGTTTTTCAATATATTGCAAATGTAACCAGTATGCAAAGGAATCAAAAAAATATAAAATATTCTATTAAGAATATTGTTCGAATCGTGAGAGCTTTAAAATACTATTCTCATCTGGATCAAGCAAGCTTTGCAGAGGCAGACCTTGTAGAAGGAATTGAAAATACTTTAATTATTCTGAACAGCCAAATAAAACATGGTATTAAAGTAATTCGCTCTTATGATAATATTCCCAGAGTTTTCTGTAATATAGATGAACTTAACCAGGTATGGACAAATGTAATACAAAATGCAATTCATGCAATGAAAGGAGAGGGGAATCTGGAAATCAAAACTTATCTGCTTGATGAACTTTTTGTATGTGTAGAAGTAATAGATACAGGCTGTGGAATTCCTATAGAGATTCAGGATAGAATTTGGGATCCTTTTTTCACAACAAAAGATCAGGGAGAAGGTTCAGGACTCGGATTGGGCATTGTCAAGGGAATCATAGAAAAGCATAAAGGAAAGATAGAGTTTAGCTCCGAAACCGGAAAAACCAGTTTCAGAATAGTTCTTCCTATCTCAGTAAAGAACTCCTGA
- the mreC gene encoding rod shape-determining protein MreC yields MFWDRIGQFKELGSVLFVVIFSITSLVWNANFVVRTVSHSRKVGNIISSSFQAIGNLFGRVSERMESFEKVRGERDNYLKKVEKYELELLEKQKLEEENRKLKAELDFKVPDGYSVIKAKVLTVRLNTIYRTIIINKGKAQGIQNYMPVIARLPDNPDIKYAVVGKVIAVSEESSIIQPLVNSSFSMGVQLPGVDIWAMLSGNSGKAMEVILNYLDSRLIIKSKNNETITGLVGRPVYSSGGSGVFPSGIPVGVITREGPQEGTFRTAYVAPYTKFNDLEYVTVIKKLPNKWKEAWPKEREPELEDPILEEPLYPDKDSEASEEVHFRPRKLQSKSKTTKPKPEKQGKEDKVQAKNKKKSTYEDENEEDDFLIKDGNEE; encoded by the coding sequence ATGTTCTGGGATAGAATCGGTCAATTTAAAGAGCTTGGCTCAGTTCTCTTCGTGGTTATCTTTTCGATAACATCCCTTGTCTGGAATGCTAATTTTGTAGTAAGAACAGTTTCCCATTCGCGTAAAGTGGGAAATATTATTTCTTCCTCCTTCCAGGCAATAGGAAACCTGTTTGGAAGGGTTTCCGAAAGGATGGAATCTTTTGAAAAAGTAAGGGGCGAGAGAGATAATTATCTAAAGAAAGTAGAAAAATACGAGCTGGAACTTTTAGAAAAACAAAAACTGGAGGAAGAAAACCGAAAGTTAAAAGCTGAATTGGATTTCAAAGTTCCGGATGGCTATTCTGTTATTAAGGCCAAAGTATTAACTGTTCGCTTAAATACCATTTACCGAACCATTATAATCAATAAGGGAAAAGCACAGGGTATTCAGAATTATATGCCCGTTATTGCTCGTCTTCCCGATAATCCGGATATTAAATATGCTGTTGTAGGAAAGGTGATCGCTGTAAGTGAAGAATCTTCCATTATTCAACCGCTGGTAAATTCAAGTTTTAGCATGGGAGTACAGCTCCCCGGCGTGGATATATGGGCTATGTTATCAGGAAATTCCGGAAAGGCAATGGAAGTTATTTTAAATTATCTGGATAGCCGCTTAATTATAAAATCAAAAAACAATGAAACCATTACCGGTCTTGTCGGGCGGCCTGTATATTCTTCAGGTGGAAGTGGAGTATTTCCTTCCGGCATTCCTGTAGGCGTGATTACGCGGGAGGGTCCACAGGAAGGAACTTTCCGTACTGCCTATGTAGCACCTTATACAAAGTTCAATGATCTGGAATATGTAACGGTAATTAAAAAACTTCCAAACAAATGGAAAGAAGCCTGGCCGAAAGAGAGAGAACCTGAACTGGAAGATCCGATTCTGGAAGAACCCCTTTATCCGGATAAGGATAGTGAGGCTAGCGAAGAGGTGCATTTTCGACCGAGAAAACTCCAGTCAAAATCTAAAACTACAAAACCAAAACCAGAAAAGCAAGGGAAAGAAGATAAAGTCCAGGCTAAGAACAAGAAAAAATCAACTTACGAGGATGAGAATGAGGAAGATGATTTCCTTATAAAAGACGGAAACGAGGAATGA
- a CDS encoding rod shape-determining protein, translated as MIFDNLYGLFSNDMGIDLGTANTLVHVKGQGIVLSEPSVVAVQASTGRVLAVGQEAKRMLGRTPGDIVAIRPMKDGVIADFETVEKMIRYFIKKVHNRTTFVKPRIVIGVPSGITEVERRAVRESAEQAGAREIYLIEEALAAAIGANVPIHEPAGNMIVDIGGGTTEIAVISLGGMVIAESIRTGGDEFDEAIVKYLRNQYNMVIGDRTAEDIKLTVGNAYMDKRIETMEVKGRDAISGLPRTLELDSNEIRKALKEPVDVILDGVKRVLEKTPPELSADIVERGIILTGGGCLLRGLEYFISRETGVPVFRAENPLTCVVLGTGKYLDEIKNIKSRLK; from the coding sequence ATGATATTCGATAACTTATACGGATTATTCTCAAACGACATGGGGATTGACCTCGGAACAGCCAATACATTGGTGCATGTGAAAGGTCAGGGAATCGTGCTTTCTGAACCGAGCGTGGTGGCCGTACAGGCCTCTACAGGAAGGGTTTTAGCTGTCGGACAGGAAGCCAAGCGAATGCTCGGGCGTACTCCGGGAGATATTGTCGCCATCAGGCCAATGAAAGACGGGGTAATTGCGGATTTCGAAACTGTCGAGAAAATGATCCGCTATTTTATCAAAAAAGTTCACAATCGCACAACTTTCGTTAAACCAAGGATTGTCATCGGTGTTCCTTCCGGTATTACCGAGGTAGAAAGACGCGCGGTGAGAGAATCTGCGGAACAGGCAGGTGCGAGGGAGATCTACCTTATTGAAGAAGCTCTCGCAGCAGCGATAGGAGCCAATGTTCCCATTCACGAACCAGCGGGAAACATGATAGTAGATATCGGGGGAGGAACAACCGAAATTGCTGTTATTTCTCTAGGAGGAATGGTAATTGCTGAATCTATTCGTACCGGTGGAGATGAGTTTGATGAAGCTATCGTTAAATACCTGCGTAACCAGTATAATATGGTTATTGGGGACAGAACGGCTGAGGATATTAAACTAACCGTTGGAAATGCTTACATGGACAAGAGGATTGAAACCATGGAAGTAAAGGGTCGCGATGCTATTTCCGGCTTACCCCGTACTCTTGAACTGGATAGTAATGAAATACGTAAAGCCCTAAAAGAGCCGGTAGATGTCATTTTAGACGGAGTAAAGCGGGTTTTAGAGAAAACTCCTCCAGAGCTTTCTGCTGATATTGTAGAAAGAGGGATTATCCTTACCGGTGGTGGCTGCCTTTTAAGAGGCCTTGAATATTTTATTTCCCGTGAAACCGGAGTTCCGGTTTTTCGAGCTGAGAACCCCCTGACCTGCGTGGTATTAGGGACTGGAAAATACCTGGATGAGATAAAAAATATTAAATCCAGGTTAAAGTAA
- the rsgA gene encoding ribosome small subunit-dependent GTPase A, with amino-acid sequence MSTVKEKFILSRIYGAIYEIYNPQFGNVHAVLKGRLRLGRSEERHPFVVGDRILAEPGTGEEWVILEKEERKNFLTRKSVFADTHVLCSNVDNLLIIASLESPVTKDSFIDRCLAAAFFGKIHPLIVFNKTDLAKNALIEDKQEKYNHLGYEVYTVSCLEEGSIEVLKNRIAGQTTFFAGNSGVGKSSLLNLISGIKIQSIGNVSISTQKGRHTTTNTRAIFLEENTILIDSPGIKEWGLLHLQVHEALETFPEFWSLKEECQSVDCCNGSKRCEILKNREDIEISPERKKSLEAILQSIQKPGKHKTSVYTRKTRR; translated from the coding sequence ATGAGTACTGTCAAAGAAAAATTTATTCTATCGAGGATTTATGGGGCTATCTATGAAATCTACAACCCGCAGTTTGGAAACGTTCACGCAGTATTAAAAGGTAGACTCCGTCTTGGAAGGAGCGAGGAAAGGCATCCCTTTGTTGTAGGAGACAGGATACTGGCAGAGCCCGGTACCGGAGAAGAATGGGTTATACTGGAAAAAGAGGAAAGAAAAAATTTTTTAACCAGAAAAAGTGTGTTTGCTGATACGCATGTTCTCTGTTCAAATGTTGATAATCTTTTAATAATTGCTTCTCTCGAAAGCCCGGTAACCAAGGATAGTTTTATCGATCGTTGTTTGGCGGCGGCTTTCTTTGGGAAAATTCATCCCCTGATTGTATTTAATAAAACAGATCTTGCTAAGAATGCTCTAATAGAGGATAAACAGGAAAAATATAATCATCTTGGTTATGAAGTTTATACCGTATCCTGTCTGGAAGAGGGGAGTATAGAGGTCCTAAAGAATAGGATAGCAGGACAGACAACTTTTTTTGCAGGGAATTCCGGAGTAGGAAAATCATCTCTCTTAAATCTAATATCCGGAATCAAAATACAATCTATTGGAAATGTTAGTATTTCTACACAGAAAGGTAGGCATACGACAACTAATACAAGAGCTATTTTTTTAGAAGAGAATACAATTCTTATTGATTCTCCGGGGATTAAAGAATGGGGACTTTTACACTTACAGGTTCATGAAGCTCTCGAAACATTCCCGGAGTTTTGGTCTTTAAAAGAGGAATGCCAATCGGTTGATTGTTGTAATGGATCTAAACGCTGTGAAATATTGAAGAACAGGGAGGATATTGAAATTTCTCCTGAAAGAAAAAAAAGCCTCGAAGCAATTCTTCAGTCCATACAGAAACCCGGAAAACATAAAACCTCTGTTTATACACGTAAGACCAGAAGATAG